The following are encoded in a window of Amycolatopsis lexingtonensis genomic DNA:
- a CDS encoding GAF domain-containing sensor histidine kinase, translating to MPEETTSGRDRMDALPAAVLAFSAGLELETTLHRIVTAAAGLVGARYGELALLDEDDRTTAFAVTGVDDATRERLGPPPDGHGPLGAPATGRGPVRPAHRGTGEHPPLRAFLGVPLLVRGEVLGRLYLGGEQPFTADDERATVALAAAAGIAVDNARLYEESRSRQRWLEATGEISAELLSGTDVHEVLRLIASRAAELTGAGHALIALPESPGGALVVTVCAGPAAEVLTGRRIPLEGSTSGAVLRDHVPRSVPNLAFDLAAGLGVDLGPALAVRLRSGSRSGAAVLLAVRGPGAARFDEHELQLVSAFADQAALALRDAESQAARRELDVLVDRERIARDLHDQVIQRLFAVGLGIEGTRRRSDSPSVTSRLTQHIDQLQDVIEEIRSAIFALHAQPGAGRGLRARLQNAIADTTADSAIRTTVRLSGAFDRVPAALAEHAEAVVREAITNVLRHARAAELAVTVSLDGDLVVEVSDTGIGMPEAVAHSGLRNLEQRAAETGGSLRLDRPAGGGTRLVWTVPVP from the coding sequence ATGCCCGAGGAAACGACGTCGGGCCGGGACCGGATGGACGCGCTGCCGGCGGCCGTCCTCGCCTTTTCGGCCGGTCTGGAGCTCGAGACGACGCTGCACCGGATCGTCACCGCCGCGGCCGGCCTGGTCGGCGCCCGGTACGGCGAGCTCGCGCTGCTCGACGAGGACGACCGGACGACGGCGTTCGCCGTGACCGGCGTCGACGACGCCACCCGGGAGCGGCTGGGCCCGCCGCCGGACGGCCACGGGCCGCTCGGCGCGCCGGCGACCGGCCGGGGTCCGGTGCGCCCGGCCCACCGGGGCACCGGTGAGCATCCACCGCTGCGCGCGTTCCTCGGCGTGCCGCTGCTGGTGCGGGGTGAGGTCCTCGGACGGCTGTACCTCGGCGGCGAGCAGCCGTTCACCGCCGACGACGAACGGGCGACCGTGGCGCTGGCGGCGGCGGCCGGGATCGCGGTCGACAACGCGCGGCTCTACGAGGAGAGCCGGAGCAGGCAGCGGTGGCTGGAAGCCACCGGGGAGATCTCCGCCGAGCTGCTGAGCGGCACCGACGTCCATGAGGTGCTGCGGCTGATCGCGAGCCGGGCCGCCGAGCTCACCGGCGCCGGCCACGCGCTCATCGCGCTGCCGGAGTCGCCCGGTGGGGCGCTGGTCGTCACGGTGTGCGCCGGCCCCGCTGCCGAGGTGCTGACCGGCCGCCGGATCCCGCTCGAGGGGTCGACCTCCGGCGCGGTACTGCGCGACCACGTGCCGCGCAGCGTGCCGAACCTGGCGTTCGACCTGGCCGCCGGCCTCGGCGTGGACCTCGGGCCGGCGCTGGCGGTGCGGTTGCGCTCCGGCTCGCGGTCCGGTGCGGCCGTGCTCCTGGCCGTCCGCGGCCCCGGGGCGGCGCGGTTCGACGAGCACGAGCTGCAGCTGGTGTCCGCCTTCGCCGACCAGGCCGCGCTGGCGCTGCGGGACGCCGAAAGCCAGGCCGCCCGCCGCGAGCTGGACGTCTTGGTGGACCGCGAGCGGATCGCCCGCGACCTGCACGACCAGGTCATCCAGCGGCTGTTCGCGGTCGGCCTGGGGATCGAGGGCACCCGCCGCCGGTCCGATTCGCCGTCGGTCACCAGCCGGCTCACCCAGCACATCGACCAGCTCCAGGACGTCATCGAGGAGATCCGCAGCGCGATCTTCGCCCTGCACGCGCAGCCGGGAGCCGGCCGGGGCCTGCGGGCGCGCCTGCAGAACGCGATCGCCGACACGACCGCCGACTCCGCGATCCGCACGACGGTGCGGCTGTCGGGAGCGTTCGACCGGGTACCCGCCGCACTGGCCGAGCACGCCGAAGCCGTCGTCCGGGAAGCGATCACCAACGTCCTGCGGCACGCGAGGGCGGCCGAACTGGCGGTCACCGTGTCCCTGGACGGCGACCTGGTCGTCGAGGTGTCGGACACGGGGATCGGGATGCCGGAAGCCGTGGCGCACAGCGGACTCCGCAACCTCGAGCAGCGCGCCGCGGAGACGGGCGGATCGTTGCGGCTCGACCGCCCGGCCGGAGGTGGCACCCGTCTGGTGTGGACGGTCCCGGTGCCCTGA
- a CDS encoding DUF6531 domain-containing protein, with the protein MSNPLIAQTQDSTKAYSGISLLESANDLSTAIKSGDWASVAMGAVGTALDALSMAMDPFGAILAAGVSWLMEHVGPLKDALNALTGNADEIQAQSETWANVAKELGSVSSDLTDAIKADLQSWSGPASDAYRQRGQDVATTLQAAQKGCEGASSGVKTAGEVVAAVRTLVRDIISELVGHLISWALQVVFTLGIGLTWVVPQVVTAVAKTASKITDLVTKLVKALKALVPLLKRAGTLFEDAGKALKNIKVGKTAPPPKAGDINGTPKAPPVKTPGGDGGGTPKDHTPPPAAKGGDDATHASGTGDGGSHGGGSTPPPPKADEAPPKTDPEPPPAQTPKELGDDKTVTSGSGGSAGSGGGKSIKDSNANPHENGTPPPDRSVCGDPIDVATGWMLLTQTDLEIPGALPLEVSRTHISSYRAGRWFGPSWASTVDQRLEVEDDGVHVALADGSLQSYPVPVSSPVLPVAGPARPLRRVEGGYLVEDPQQQHTLFFEESADGVFPLRTIADGDGNRIEVVPGANGVPAELVHSSGDRVLFDSAGGRITALRAADGTVVASYSYDARGRLAEVVDAAGTPTRFTYDADGRIVRWEDVNGRWYSYGFDAAGRVVRARGTGGYLDCTIDYDRENLVTSVTDSLGAVRRFHLDDRLGVIAETDALGHTTSLAYDEHGRLLTRTDPLGRQVRYERDRAGRVVAITAPDGTRSLTEYNEQGRPVTAVGPDGATWRYEYDARGKVTGVVDPLGARTSYAYDERGNVAVVTDALGGTTRIQSDAAGRALTVEDEDGAVTRYTYDLLGRTTSVTDELGAVTRFAWAAGDQLAERIEPDGATWRWQDSAVGNTDESTDARGNTTRTEYAQFDLPVAETGPDGSRLAYAYDTELRLVSVTNEQGLVWHYRYDPAGNLTSETDFNGRTLHYRYDAAGQLIGRTNGAGETTTLERDVMGQVVRRVTGDDVATFAYDAAGRMVSARNADAEVTFAYDALGRVVAETVDGRVVRSEYDELGRRRARHTPSGAMSRFEYGPAGTLAALHAGNRSLRFEHDLAGHERVRRFGTAELRQSWAPGDRLVAQTVVAGQRTTQHREYGYLADGYLASVADAITGTRTFEVDHSGRVQAVVGHGWQENYVYHQTGVIAQAQTPGAPTAGPREYRGTLLTAAGAVRYAHDPEGRTTLRGAGPAGPQWQFRWNAESRLTSVLTPRGEHWRYRYDALGQRVAKQRLTPDGRVAEQVQFAWDGDALAEQVRTGPGQPPVATVWEWEPGTGRALTQTERVLGAPGERFHTIVTDLAGTPSELLEESGEVAWHRQATLWGKVLDGPGRATTPLRFPGQYHDAETGLHYNLNRYYDPEAGRYLSHDPLGLDPGPDSQAYVHNPTALADPLGLAPTVTPCAAKKKQQAAASGSSKSKVSKAKQQLVGTGGAGPSKKAPKVKTKPDGNPAKSDGSYGTTKHEQARTWEKYQNEIKNDSTWKDPNKLVSGKTHESEHPIGYKAIGGDEFQRANAHEKQIRDGVNSGGRGPKTADEAANIKDARRMEDDAPAYQESAQAHRDNIGTGVRGEKDGSGFNADTYRESLGNTLREGRPSDGVQLNQLTYAHQHKDGGMIDNPAYISDKKTPGVPERIQKWEPNPHYKNDIETPDEPKMTHAEQPAPARDTFRPTAGTVQGKVADDSYHHMVDKMEGKSIEYSDGTGGVGKPGGTAHTPPVSHDDVIEMHTARDVVRDGAGVSKEDMPMFLHDKEMGHRLGQPTDADKQKYWNDDVKDVDMSDQAVRERIQAQQERMQQMVGEQRAGRGPGWAADPDAMEVDG; encoded by the coding sequence GTGAGCAACCCGTTGATCGCGCAGACCCAGGACTCGACGAAGGCCTACTCCGGCATCTCGCTCCTGGAATCCGCCAACGATCTCTCGACCGCCATCAAGAGCGGCGACTGGGCCTCGGTGGCGATGGGCGCGGTCGGCACGGCGCTCGACGCCCTGTCGATGGCCATGGACCCGTTCGGTGCGATCCTCGCCGCCGGTGTCAGCTGGCTGATGGAGCACGTCGGCCCGCTCAAGGACGCCCTCAACGCGCTCACCGGCAACGCCGACGAGATCCAGGCCCAGTCCGAGACCTGGGCCAACGTCGCCAAAGAGCTCGGCAGCGTCTCCTCGGACCTGACCGACGCCATCAAGGCCGATCTGCAGTCGTGGTCCGGACCGGCCTCGGACGCCTACCGGCAGCGCGGACAGGACGTGGCCACCACCCTGCAGGCGGCGCAGAAGGGCTGCGAAGGTGCCTCCAGCGGCGTCAAGACCGCCGGCGAGGTCGTGGCCGCGGTCCGCACGCTGGTGCGCGACATCATCTCCGAACTCGTCGGCCACCTGATCAGCTGGGCGCTGCAGGTCGTCTTCACCCTCGGCATCGGCCTCACCTGGGTCGTCCCCCAGGTCGTCACCGCCGTCGCGAAAACCGCCTCGAAGATCACCGACCTGGTCACCAAGCTCGTCAAGGCGCTGAAGGCCCTGGTGCCGCTGCTGAAGCGGGCAGGAACGCTCTTCGAGGACGCCGGCAAGGCGCTCAAGAACATCAAGGTCGGCAAGACCGCGCCGCCGCCCAAGGCCGGCGACATCAACGGCACCCCGAAGGCGCCACCGGTGAAGACCCCCGGTGGCGACGGCGGGGGCACCCCCAAGGACCACACACCGCCACCGGCGGCCAAGGGCGGCGACGACGCCACCCACGCCTCCGGCACCGGCGACGGCGGCTCTCACGGCGGTGGCAGCACCCCACCGCCGCCGAAGGCCGACGAGGCGCCGCCCAAGACCGACCCCGAACCGCCGCCGGCGCAGACCCCGAAGGAGCTGGGGGACGACAAGACCGTCACCTCGGGCTCCGGTGGTTCCGCAGGTTCCGGCGGCGGCAAGAGCATCAAGGACAGCAACGCGAACCCGCACGAGAACGGCACTCCGCCGCCGGACCGGTCGGTGTGCGGCGATCCGATCGACGTGGCGACCGGGTGGATGCTGCTGACGCAGACGGACCTGGAGATCCCCGGCGCGTTGCCGCTGGAGGTCTCGCGCACGCACATCTCGTCCTACCGCGCGGGCCGCTGGTTCGGCCCGTCGTGGGCCTCCACCGTGGACCAGCGGCTCGAGGTCGAGGACGACGGCGTGCACGTCGCGCTCGCCGACGGGAGCCTCCAGAGCTACCCCGTGCCGGTGAGCTCCCCGGTGCTGCCGGTGGCGGGCCCGGCACGCCCGCTGCGCCGGGTCGAGGGCGGCTACCTGGTCGAGGATCCGCAGCAGCAGCACACGCTGTTCTTCGAGGAGTCCGCCGACGGCGTGTTCCCGCTGAGGACGATCGCCGACGGCGACGGCAACCGCATCGAGGTGGTGCCCGGTGCGAACGGGGTGCCGGCGGAGCTGGTCCACTCCTCCGGCGACCGGGTGCTGTTCGACAGCGCGGGCGGCCGGATCACCGCGCTGCGGGCGGCCGACGGCACGGTCGTCGCGAGCTACTCCTACGACGCGCGCGGCCGGCTGGCCGAGGTCGTCGACGCCGCCGGCACACCCACCCGGTTCACCTACGACGCCGACGGCCGGATCGTGCGCTGGGAAGACGTCAACGGCCGCTGGTACAGCTACGGCTTCGACGCCGCCGGCCGGGTGGTGCGGGCCCGCGGCACCGGCGGCTACCTCGACTGCACGATCGACTACGACCGCGAGAACCTCGTCACGAGCGTCACCGACTCGCTCGGCGCGGTGCGCCGCTTCCACCTCGACGACCGGCTCGGCGTGATCGCCGAGACCGACGCGCTGGGCCACACCACCAGCCTCGCCTACGACGAGCACGGCAGGCTGCTCACCCGGACCGATCCGCTGGGGCGCCAGGTCCGCTACGAGCGGGACCGGGCCGGCCGGGTCGTCGCGATCACCGCGCCGGACGGCACGCGGTCGCTGACCGAGTACAACGAGCAGGGCCGCCCGGTCACCGCGGTCGGCCCCGACGGCGCCACGTGGCGCTACGAGTACGACGCGCGCGGCAAGGTCACCGGGGTCGTCGACCCGCTCGGTGCCCGGACCTCCTACGCCTACGACGAGCGCGGCAACGTCGCCGTGGTCACCGACGCGCTCGGCGGCACCACTCGGATCCAGTCCGACGCGGCGGGCCGGGCGCTGACCGTCGAGGACGAGGACGGCGCCGTCACCCGCTACACCTACGACCTGCTCGGCCGCACCACGTCGGTGACCGACGAGCTGGGCGCCGTCACCCGGTTCGCGTGGGCGGCGGGCGACCAGCTCGCCGAACGGATCGAGCCGGACGGCGCGACGTGGCGGTGGCAGGACTCCGCCGTCGGGAACACCGACGAGAGCACCGACGCGCGCGGCAACACCACCCGCACCGAGTACGCGCAGTTCGACCTGCCGGTGGCCGAAACCGGCCCGGACGGCTCGCGGCTCGCCTACGCGTACGACACCGAGCTGCGCCTGGTGTCGGTGACCAACGAGCAGGGCCTGGTCTGGCACTACCGCTACGACCCCGCCGGGAACCTCACCAGCGAGACCGATTTCAACGGCCGCACCCTGCACTACCGCTACGACGCCGCCGGGCAGCTGATCGGCCGTACGAACGGTGCGGGGGAGACCACGACGCTGGAGCGCGACGTGATGGGCCAGGTGGTCCGCCGCGTCACCGGCGACGACGTCGCGACCTTCGCCTACGACGCGGCCGGCCGCATGGTCTCCGCGCGCAACGCCGACGCCGAGGTCACCTTCGCCTACGACGCGCTGGGCCGCGTGGTCGCCGAGACGGTGGACGGGCGCGTGGTGCGCTCGGAGTACGACGAGCTCGGCCGCCGCCGCGCGCGCCACACGCCGTCGGGCGCGATGTCGCGCTTCGAGTACGGACCGGCCGGCACACTCGCCGCGCTGCACGCCGGGAACCGCTCGCTGCGCTTCGAGCACGACCTCGCCGGCCACGAGCGGGTCCGCCGCTTCGGTACCGCGGAACTGCGCCAGAGCTGGGCGCCGGGCGACCGGCTGGTGGCCCAGACGGTCGTCGCGGGCCAGCGCACGACCCAGCACCGCGAATACGGTTACCTCGCCGACGGTTACCTGGCTTCGGTGGCCGACGCGATCACCGGTACCCGCACCTTCGAGGTGGACCACTCGGGCCGCGTCCAGGCCGTCGTGGGCCACGGCTGGCAGGAGAACTACGTCTACCACCAGACCGGTGTCATCGCCCAGGCGCAGACGCCGGGAGCGCCGACGGCCGGGCCGCGGGAGTACCGCGGCACCCTGCTCACCGCGGCGGGCGCGGTCCGCTACGCCCACGACCCCGAAGGCCGCACCACCCTGCGCGGTGCCGGGCCGGCGGGTCCGCAGTGGCAGTTCCGGTGGAACGCCGAGAGCCGCCTGACCTCGGTGCTCACGCCCCGGGGCGAGCACTGGCGCTACCGCTACGACGCACTGGGCCAGCGTGTCGCCAAGCAGCGCCTCACGCCGGACGGCCGGGTGGCCGAGCAGGTCCAGTTCGCCTGGGACGGGGACGCGCTCGCCGAACAGGTGCGCACCGGACCCGGTCAGCCCCCGGTCGCCACCGTGTGGGAGTGGGAACCGGGCACCGGCCGCGCCCTCACCCAGACCGAACGCGTCCTCGGCGCGCCGGGCGAGCGGTTCCACACGATCGTCACCGACCTCGCCGGCACGCCGAGCGAGCTGCTGGAGGAGTCCGGTGAGGTCGCGTGGCACCGCCAGGCCACGCTCTGGGGCAAGGTCCTCGACGGACCGGGCCGCGCCACCACGCCGTTGCGGTTCCCCGGTCAGTACCACGACGCCGAAACGGGGCTGCACTACAACCTCAACCGCTACTACGACCCCGAGGCCGGCCGTTACCTGTCCCACGACCCGCTGGGCCTCGACCCCGGCCCGGACTCGCAGGCCTACGTCCACAACCCGACCGCGCTGGCCGACCCGCTCGGCCTCGCCCCGACCGTCACCCCGTGCGCGGCGAAGAAGAAGCAGCAGGCAGCCGCCTCCGGTTCCTCGAAGTCCAAGGTGAGCAAGGCGAAGCAGCAGTTGGTCGGTACCGGCGGCGCGGGGCCGAGCAAGAAGGCCCCGAAGGTGAAGACCAAGCCGGACGGCAACCCCGCGAAGTCCGACGGCTCGTACGGCACGACGAAACACGAGCAGGCGCGCACCTGGGAGAAGTACCAGAACGAGATCAAGAACGACTCGACCTGGAAGGACCCGAACAAGCTCGTCAGCGGCAAGACGCACGAGTCCGAGCACCCGATCGGGTACAAGGCCATCGGCGGCGACGAGTTCCAGCGGGCGAACGCCCACGAGAAGCAGATCCGTGACGGCGTCAACTCCGGCGGTCGCGGGCCGAAAACCGCGGACGAGGCCGCCAACATCAAGGACGCCCGGCGCATGGAAGACGACGCGCCCGCTTACCAGGAGTCGGCGCAGGCGCACCGCGACAACATCGGCACCGGCGTGCGCGGCGAGAAGGACGGCTCGGGGTTCAACGCCGACACCTACCGCGAATCCCTCGGCAACACGTTGCGGGAGGGCCGGCCGAGCGACGGCGTCCAGCTCAACCAGCTCACCTACGCCCACCAGCACAAGGACGGGGGCATGATCGACAACCCCGCCTACATCAGCGACAAGAAGACCCCCGGTGTGCCCGAGCGAATCCAGAAGTGGGAGCCGAACCCGCACTACAAGAACGACATCGAGACGCCCGACGAGCCGAAGATGACCCACGCGGAGCAGCCCGCGCCCGCACGGGACACCTTCCGTCCCACCGCCGGGACGGTGCAGGGCAAGGTCGCCGACGACTCCTACCACCACATGGTGGACAAGATGGAGGGCAAGTCGATCGAGTACAGCGACGGCACCGGCGGTGTCGGCAAGCCGGGCGGCACCGCCCACACCCCGCCGGTCTCGCACGACGACGTCATCGAGATGCACACGGCGCGAGACGTCGTGCGGGACGGCGCAGGAGTGTCCAAAGAGGACATGCCGATGTTCCTCCACGACAAGGAGATGGGCCACCGCCTCGGGCAGCCGACCGACGCGGACAAGCAGAAGTACTGGAACGACGACGTCAAGGACGTCGACATGTCGGACCAGGCGGTGCGGGAGCGGATCCAGGCGCAGCAGGAGCGCATGCAGCAGATGGTCGGCGAGCAGCGCGCAGGCCGCGGACCGGGCTGGGCCGCCGACCCGGACGCCATGGAGGTGGACGGATAA